In a single window of the Methylophaga frappieri genome:
- the motD gene encoding flagellar motor protein MotD, translating to MARRHQRHEEPESHERWLVSYADFITLLFAFFVVMYAISSVNEGKYRVLSESLEEVFTSTSRSADPIQVGEVSRGNSSQVVDAGTPVLPVIETRLPDVSPFPSPIDDGNEQTAVKQIDDVAEQLNNALVSLIDNEDVKIIEGEDWLEVEIKSNFLFASGDARMASEAIPVIGQIADVLSPINNPIQVEGFTDNIPINTPQFPSNWELSASRAASVVNIMDRFGVAPGRMSAIGYGEFRPVADNDTEAGRQKNRRVVLVVLGNENSRRNLDLNRSSSLPLDASVMPPISPEDITDNSTTADLAASP from the coding sequence ATGGCTCGTCGTCACCAACGTCATGAAGAACCCGAAAGCCATGAGCGCTGGTTAGTCTCTTATGCGGACTTTATCACTTTGCTGTTTGCCTTTTTCGTCGTCATGTACGCGATTTCGTCAGTAAATGAAGGCAAGTATCGGGTACTGTCGGAAAGCCTTGAAGAGGTCTTTACCAGTACCAGCCGAAGCGCGGATCCCATTCAGGTTGGTGAAGTCAGTCGTGGCAACAGTTCTCAAGTAGTCGATGCTGGTACGCCGGTTCTTCCGGTTATTGAAACTCGCTTACCTGATGTGTCGCCATTTCCATCCCCTATCGATGATGGAAATGAACAGACAGCGGTCAAACAGATTGATGATGTTGCTGAGCAGCTAAACAACGCCCTCGTATCTTTAATTGATAACGAGGATGTCAAAATTATCGAGGGTGAGGACTGGCTGGAAGTCGAAATAAAATCCAATTTTCTTTTTGCCAGTGGTGATGCCCGTATGGCGAGCGAGGCAATCCCGGTGATTGGTCAGATCGCTGACGTGTTGTCGCCCATCAATAATCCGATTCAGGTAGAAGGATTTACCGATAACATCCCTATTAACACGCCGCAATTTCCCTCAAACTGGGAATTATCAGCATCGCGCGCCGCTAGTGTCGTTAACATTATGGATCGATTTGGTGTCGCCCCTGGCAGAATGTCGGCAATTGGATATGGGGAATTCAGGCCCGTTGCAGATAACGATACCGAAGCTGGTCGTCAGAAAAATCGGCGGGTTGTCTTGGTGGTGCTTGGCAACGAAAACAGCCGCCGTAATCTTGACTTAAACCGATCTAGTTCATTGCCACTTGATGCGTCAGTAATGCCGCCGATATCCCCAGAGGATATAACGGACAACAGCACCACAGCAGATTTAGCGGCTTCGCCATAG
- a CDS encoding DUF2802 domain-containing protein encodes MWIYSALGLIVLLFSMSLYRLYKLHKSQANEILTLQQQLAGLCAAAVGSDERVVAFERTLHQLKEQHASLAAGNLHQQGFDHAVRLARKGTSVGHIMESCNLSDEEARLISRLHGQQKTVSDLH; translated from the coding sequence ATGTGGATATACAGTGCATTGGGGCTAATTGTCCTGCTTTTTTCGATGAGTTTATACCGTCTTTACAAACTCCATAAATCGCAGGCCAACGAAATCTTGACATTACAACAGCAATTGGCTGGGTTATGTGCTGCGGCCGTTGGTTCAGACGAGCGTGTGGTGGCTTTTGAACGCACCTTGCATCAATTAAAAGAACAGCACGCGTCGTTAGCCGCCGGTAATTTGCATCAACAAGGCTTTGATCACGCTGTTCGATTAGCTCGTAAAGGAACCAGCGTAGGTCATATCATGGAAAGCTGTAATCTGAGCGACGAAGAAGCCCGATTAATCAGTCGTCTGCATGGTCAGCAAAAAACGGTGTCCGATCTGCATTGA
- a CDS encoding chemotaxis protein CheW, translated as MSKAEKVDNEDPVLQWVTFHLAEEIYGINVMRVQEVLRTTEIAPVPGAADYVLGIINLRGNVVTVIDTRLRFGLPATQPNDAARIIVVEVSGNVIGMLVDSVTEVVYLRQSEIDTAPSVSSDDVSRFIQGVCSRTDNLLILVDVNKLLIDNDIAEGIHA; from the coding sequence ATGAGCAAAGCGGAAAAAGTTGATAATGAAGATCCGGTGCTGCAGTGGGTCACCTTCCACTTGGCTGAAGAAATTTATGGCATCAATGTCATGCGGGTGCAAGAAGTACTGAGAACAACTGAAATCGCGCCTGTGCCAGGCGCAGCTGACTATGTGCTCGGCATTATCAATCTTCGAGGCAATGTCGTGACCGTGATTGATACCCGACTACGATTTGGATTGCCGGCGACACAACCAAATGACGCGGCACGCATTATCGTTGTCGAAGTTTCCGGTAACGTTATCGGTATGCTGGTCGATAGTGTGACAGAGGTAGTGTATTTACGTCAGTCTGAGATCGATACAGCACCATCGGTCAGCAGCGATGATGTATCTCGATTTATTCAGGGTGTTTGCAGTCGCACTGATAATTTATTGATCCTCGTCGATGTCAATAAGCTGCTCATTGATAATGACATAGCAGAAGGTATCCATGCTTAG
- a CDS encoding chemotaxis protein CheA, translating into MTLDTEDEILKDFMIEAEEILDGLNEQLVALESQPQDKELLNAIFRGFHTIKGGAGFLSLEAMVTLCHQGEDVFNLLRQGERQVDADMMDTFLKVLDSLNSMFDELKAGHYPSPAEPVILQQLSAYLDPSAPTPTPAPSPVPEAASTATDEDITDSEFEALLDQLHGTAAPGSQPAASSHADTGAPALSDSTEGDMTEEEFEALLDELQGKRPTPANLETKSEPVQPVRPEAKPSESVVNPLPAENKVQPQSTNKPAAPSVETSVRVDTARLDDIMNMVGELVLVRNRINTLETAFENEEMAKAVNNLALVTADLQTAVMKTRMQPIKKVFGRFPRVVRDLARNLKKDINLELRGEETDLDKNLVEALADPLVHLVRNAVDHGIEMPDVREAAGKPRTGQIVLGAAQEGDHILLTIADDGAGMNPEVLRRKAVEKGMMDADSAARLTESECFALIFAPGFSMKQEISDISGRGVGMDVVKTSITKLNGVIDIQSEMGKGTTLSIKVPLTLAIMPTLMVMLGKQIFAFPLVNVNEIFNLDLRHTNTVDGQQTVMVRNKALPLFYLRKWLTRDTPDAVKPETEHVVIVNIGTRKVGLVVDQLIGQEEVVIKPLGALLHGIKGLAGATITGDGRIALILDFPELMASYASRSY; encoded by the coding sequence ATGACACTCGATACAGAAGACGAAATCCTTAAGGATTTTATGATTGAGGCCGAAGAAATTCTCGACGGCCTGAATGAGCAACTTGTTGCTCTCGAGAGTCAACCACAAGACAAAGAACTTCTGAATGCCATCTTTCGCGGATTTCACACTATCAAGGGCGGTGCCGGCTTCCTCAGTTTAGAAGCCATGGTCACATTATGTCACCAAGGTGAAGATGTCTTTAACCTGTTGCGTCAGGGCGAGCGCCAGGTCGATGCGGACATGATGGATACCTTCCTGAAAGTGCTGGATAGCTTGAATAGCATGTTTGATGAACTCAAAGCGGGACACTACCCCAGTCCCGCTGAGCCAGTGATTTTGCAACAATTATCCGCTTATCTGGATCCAAGCGCTCCAACGCCAACACCGGCCCCAAGCCCAGTACCTGAAGCCGCATCAACTGCCACTGATGAAGACATTACCGATAGTGAGTTTGAAGCCTTGTTGGATCAATTGCATGGTACCGCAGCCCCCGGCAGCCAACCTGCTGCATCGTCCCATGCTGACACGGGCGCGCCGGCCCTATCCGACTCAACTGAAGGAGATATGACCGAGGAAGAATTCGAAGCATTACTGGATGAATTACAAGGTAAGCGTCCAACCCCGGCCAACTTGGAAACGAAATCTGAACCCGTGCAGCCTGTCAGACCTGAAGCAAAACCTTCTGAGTCTGTTGTTAATCCGCTGCCTGCCGAAAACAAAGTGCAGCCTCAATCCACAAACAAACCCGCAGCGCCCTCCGTAGAAACCAGCGTTCGAGTCGATACGGCACGTCTGGACGACATCATGAATATGGTGGGTGAACTGGTGCTGGTGCGCAATCGTATCAACACGCTGGAAACCGCTTTCGAAAATGAAGAAATGGCAAAAGCGGTAAATAATCTGGCGCTTGTCACCGCTGATCTTCAGACCGCTGTCATGAAAACCCGCATGCAACCCATTAAGAAAGTGTTCGGCCGGTTCCCGCGCGTAGTCCGCGATCTTGCTCGAAACCTGAAGAAAGACATTAATCTTGAGTTGCGTGGCGAAGAAACCGATCTGGATAAAAATCTGGTTGAAGCGCTCGCTGACCCATTGGTGCACTTGGTTCGTAACGCGGTCGATCACGGTATTGAAATGCCAGATGTGCGTGAAGCAGCGGGTAAACCACGCACTGGTCAGATTGTGCTTGGCGCCGCACAGGAAGGCGATCATATTTTACTGACTATTGCTGATGATGGCGCCGGTATGAATCCCGAGGTGTTACGGCGCAAAGCCGTTGAAAAAGGCATGATGGATGCCGATTCCGCAGCGCGTCTGACGGAGTCGGAATGTTTTGCGTTGATTTTTGCACCCGGTTTTTCCATGAAGCAGGAAATCTCCGACATTTCAGGTCGGGGCGTTGGCATGGATGTGGTGAAAACCAGTATTACCAAACTCAATGGCGTGATTGATATTCAGTCAGAAATGGGCAAAGGGACAACCTTATCAATCAAGGTGCCGCTGACGCTTGCTATCATGCCAACATTGATGGTGATGCTGGGTAAACAAATCTTTGCCTTTCCGCTGGTCAACGTTAACGAAATCTTTAATCTGGATTTACGCCATACCAACACGGTTGATGGTCAACAAACTGTCATGGTCAGAAATAAAGCCCTGCCGCTTTTTTACCTCAGAAAATGGCTCACTCGTGATACTCCAGATGCGGTTAAGCCCGAAACAGAGCATGTTGTTATCGTAAATATTGGTACTCGTAAAGTCGGTTTAGTTGTCGATCAATTGATTGGACAGGAAGAAGTCGTTATTAAACCGCTCGGCGCACTACTGCATGGTATTAAAGGGCTGGCTGGGGCAACCATTACCGGTGATGGTCGAATCGCGCTGATTCTGGATTTTCCGGAGTTAATGGCGTCCTATGCCAGTCGCAGCTATTAA
- a CDS encoding protein-glutamate methylesterase/protein-glutamine glutaminase, which yields MTIKVLIVDDSAFFRRRLSEIIDADPRLEVVGTALNGQDAITQTRHFRPDVITMDIEMPVMDGISAVQHIMRDCPTPVLMLSTWTTAGAKATLDALEAGAMDFQAKRFDELTDDKVDARQKLCERIYLLATHAKLKRIPNLPKPPPVILAKSHTNWELVVIGTSTGGPVALQKVLSQLPAQFPYPILLLQHMPGSFTPSFADRLNQQCQITVKQAEHGDLLRAGTALLAPGGKQLQVTGRVGSLSVVITDGSPTDTYRPCIDNTLTSISQICPSTTLAIILTGMGTDGCDGSKQLSAAGGTIWAQDEQTSTIYGMPMAIARAGIASKILSLNDIGSKLAAL from the coding sequence GTGACCATCAAAGTTTTGATTGTAGATGACTCGGCTTTTTTTCGGCGCCGATTGTCTGAAATCATTGATGCAGATCCGCGACTCGAAGTAGTTGGCACGGCATTAAATGGTCAGGATGCGATAACCCAGACGCGGCATTTCCGACCAGATGTGATTACCATGGATATCGAAATGCCGGTCATGGATGGTATTAGTGCAGTGCAACATATCATGCGTGACTGCCCAACCCCAGTGCTGATGCTTTCCACCTGGACAACGGCAGGTGCTAAAGCAACGCTTGATGCGCTGGAAGCAGGCGCCATGGACTTTCAGGCCAAACGCTTTGACGAGTTGACTGATGATAAGGTCGACGCCCGGCAAAAACTCTGCGAACGAATTTACCTGCTCGCCACCCATGCCAAACTTAAACGCATCCCCAATTTGCCTAAACCACCGCCAGTAATATTAGCTAAATCTCACACAAACTGGGAATTAGTGGTCATTGGTACTTCAACAGGCGGGCCGGTGGCATTGCAAAAAGTGCTCAGTCAGTTGCCCGCGCAGTTTCCTTACCCGATTCTGCTACTGCAACATATGCCAGGCAGTTTCACTCCCTCGTTTGCGGATCGGCTCAATCAACAATGTCAGATTACCGTCAAACAAGCTGAACACGGTGACTTACTTCGTGCTGGCACGGCTTTACTCGCCCCCGGAGGGAAACAATTGCAAGTCACTGGCCGAGTCGGTTCTTTATCCGTTGTCATTACTGATGGCAGCCCAACAGATACCTACCGGCCCTGTATTGATAACACGCTGACCTCGATAAGTCAGATTTGCCCAAGTACGACCTTGGCGATTATTCTGACGGGTATGGGCACGGATGGATGTGACGGTAGCAAACAATTATCCGCTGCAGGCGGTACGATTTGGGCACAGGATGAACAAACCAGTACCATTTACGGCATGCCAATGGCGATTGCACGTGCCGGTATCGCCAGCAAAATTCTGTCGCTAAACGATATTGGCTCAAAACTGGCAGCATTGTAA
- a CDS encoding flagellar motor protein, producing MDILSILGILIGFGAIVVGQQLEGGHLNTILNAVALLIVLGGTLGAVMLQTPLATFVRALKMTAWVFRPPVLAPEKQLNKILEWNQLARREGLLKLESIALEEPDGFTQKGLQLIADGAEPDMIREILETDLDLIETRDLAAAKVYEAMGGYAPTIGILGAVLGLIHVMGNLADPSSLGSGIAVAFVATIYGVGLANLLFLPIGNKLKTLIQRRSQVQMMLIDGLISVADGDNPRNIESRLQAYLN from the coding sequence ATGGATATACTGAGTATTCTCGGCATTCTAATTGGCTTTGGTGCCATCGTCGTCGGCCAACAGTTAGAAGGCGGACACCTTAATACGATTTTGAATGCGGTTGCTTTATTAATCGTACTAGGCGGCACATTGGGTGCTGTCATGTTGCAAACACCGCTGGCGACCTTTGTGCGCGCATTAAAAATGACGGCGTGGGTATTTCGGCCACCCGTTTTAGCACCAGAAAAACAGTTGAATAAAATTCTTGAATGGAACCAGCTTGCCAGACGTGAAGGCTTGCTAAAACTGGAGTCTATCGCACTTGAAGAGCCAGATGGCTTTACCCAGAAAGGCCTTCAATTAATTGCTGATGGTGCAGAACCGGACATGATTCGTGAAATCCTTGAAACTGATCTGGACCTGATTGAAACCCGAGATCTGGCTGCCGCTAAAGTTTATGAAGCAATGGGCGGGTATGCACCCACAATCGGTATCTTGGGCGCCGTATTAGGCTTGATTCACGTCATGGGAAACTTGGCAGATCCGTCTTCGCTGGGTTCCGGTATTGCTGTCGCATTTGTGGCGACAATTTATGGTGTCGGTCTGGCTAATTTGTTGTTTTTGCCTATCGGCAATAAGCTGAAAACGCTGATTCAGCGCCGCTCTCAAGTCCAGATGATGCTGATTGATGGGCTCATCAGTGTTGCAGATGGCGACAATCCTCGGAATATCGAAAGTCGGTTACAGGCTTATCTGAATTAA
- a CDS encoding putative bifunctional diguanylate cyclase/phosphodiesterase has translation MDHTPTTQIDSDALTTLTGPLSPKDADILLEKHILLAGDKSAELVFLSTLLSLSGFRQIQTAQGNEALLQALRTGISADHCEIDLVVLDSHLHGTTPRELRSMLDQFDEWRLIPIIALSPETNWDHQQLLTDLGHGVTTLLYRPLTAEAMPPTVMTALAVKHERDQQYQRQQQLEEENANLRVMEARLQFSVNHDDLTGLSNRRRLEQALDLSLTQVRHFQTSSALFYIDLDSFKVLNDAEGHEAGDALLVQVANSLRRFFKTHDTLVRIGSDEFAVLVDNIDTEIAMNRAEGLRDLFDGYSFSHHGHQYHLSASIGVKCIVNDEQLTSGEILSHANQACFTAKKRGRNRVHVYSPDDREMHTLRHSVEWAPRIRAALKQEQFVLEFQPIYALDEQRINHYECLIRMCGDGDMLFYPAEFIPVAEAMGLIQQIDFWVVNQAFELMKTLPAALSFAINLSGNIFLDQEFYPLVQRKLTETGIAPERVVFEITETSAISNYEEAKRMVSSLRQLGCRFALDDFGAGFNSYSYLKHFPVDILKIDGGFITDLDNDPVDQLLVKSMIDIAHSLGKQVVAEFVERQSTLALLQSYGVDYVQGYLIGKPQSELPTAINADRTPFFADHADD, from the coding sequence GTGGATCACACGCCGACAACCCAGATCGACAGTGATGCGTTAACAACGCTGACCGGGCCGTTGTCACCTAAAGATGCCGATATTTTGCTGGAAAAACATATTTTGCTTGCCGGTGATAAATCTGCAGAACTGGTGTTTTTAAGCACGCTGTTATCATTGAGTGGCTTTCGTCAGATACAGACAGCGCAGGGGAATGAGGCATTATTACAGGCCTTGCGCACGGGCATTAGTGCAGATCATTGTGAGATTGATCTGGTCGTGCTGGATAGTCATTTGCATGGCACCACGCCTCGAGAATTAAGGTCGATGCTGGATCAATTCGACGAGTGGCGTCTGATTCCCATCATTGCGCTTAGCCCGGAGACAAACTGGGATCACCAGCAATTATTAACGGATCTTGGTCATGGTGTCACAACCCTGCTGTATCGACCTCTGACTGCAGAAGCCATGCCGCCAACGGTGATGACGGCACTGGCGGTAAAACACGAACGGGATCAGCAATATCAACGTCAGCAACAGCTTGAAGAAGAAAATGCCAATCTTCGGGTGATGGAAGCACGCCTGCAATTTTCCGTTAACCATGATGATTTGACCGGACTATCGAATCGACGCCGACTGGAACAGGCACTGGATCTGAGTTTGACGCAGGTTCGTCATTTTCAGACCAGCAGCGCGCTGTTCTATATTGATTTGGATAGCTTCAAAGTACTCAATGATGCTGAAGGCCATGAAGCTGGCGATGCCTTGCTGGTTCAGGTCGCGAACTCTTTGCGTCGATTTTTCAAAACACACGACACGCTGGTTCGCATTGGTTCCGATGAGTTTGCTGTGCTGGTGGACAATATTGACACTGAAATTGCGATGAATCGGGCAGAAGGTTTGCGGGATTTATTTGATGGATACAGCTTTAGTCATCATGGGCATCAGTATCATTTGTCTGCAAGTATCGGGGTGAAATGTATCGTAAATGACGAGCAACTTACCTCGGGCGAGATCCTGTCACATGCGAATCAGGCCTGTTTTACGGCTAAAAAACGCGGCCGCAATCGGGTGCATGTTTATAGCCCTGATGATCGGGAAATGCATACTTTGAGACATAGTGTGGAATGGGCACCCCGGATCCGTGCGGCCTTAAAGCAAGAACAGTTTGTATTGGAATTTCAGCCAATTTATGCGCTGGATGAGCAGCGAATTAATCATTATGAATGCCTTATTCGCATGTGCGGTGATGGCGATATGCTTTTTTATCCTGCGGAGTTTATTCCCGTCGCTGAAGCCATGGGACTCATTCAGCAAATTGATTTCTGGGTTGTGAATCAGGCATTTGAACTGATGAAAACGCTGCCAGCGGCGTTGTCTTTTGCTATCAATTTATCTGGCAATATTTTCTTGGATCAAGAGTTCTATCCCCTAGTGCAACGTAAATTGACCGAGACCGGTATTGCCCCTGAGCGGGTCGTATTCGAAATTACCGAAACCTCCGCCATATCCAATTATGAAGAGGCCAAGCGAATGGTTTCCAGCCTGCGCCAACTCGGTTGTCGGTTTGCGCTGGATGATTTTGGGGCCGGTTTTAATTCGTATAGCTATTTAAAGCACTTTCCGGTTGATATTTTGAAAATAGACGGTGGTTTTATTACCGATCTGGATAATGACCCGGTCGATCAACTGCTGGTCAAATCAATGATTGATATTGCGCACAGTCTGGGCAAGCAAGTCGTCGCCGAATTTGTCGAACGGCAATCCACATTGGCTTTGTTACAAAGTTATGGCGTGGACTATGTTCAGGGCTATCTGATTGGCAAACCGCAAAGTGAGTTACCGACAGCTATCAATGCAGATCGGACACCGTTTTTTGCTGACCATGCAGACGACTGA